In the Victivallis sp. Marseille-Q1083 genome, one interval contains:
- a CDS encoding winged helix-turn-helix domain-containing protein yields the protein METQDARKLDKVALEERRKQAVRLYQSGKCNNCTEIGKIVGAHRNTVGKWISRWKKSGLPALKVKKCGRPVGFGRRLLPHEESKIRKDLVDHCPDQLRLPFALWTRQVVRLHIKISFGIEIPVRTMGEYLKRWGFTPQKPVKKAYQRNEAHVQKWLIEEYPRIKKLAKSEDADIFWGMKQEFAMTRPRAAVMHRKATPRCKQSIRYANKLI from the coding sequence ATGGAAACTCAAGATGCCCGAAAACTCGATAAGGTCGCTCTTGAAGAGCGGCGCAAGCAGGCCGTGAGATTGTATCAAAGCGGCAAATGTAATAATTGTACAGAAATCGGAAAAATCGTCGGAGCGCACCGCAACACGGTGGGCAAGTGGATAAGCAGGTGGAAAAAAAGCGGCTTGCCTGCTTTGAAAGTAAAGAAATGCGGTCGTCCAGTCGGCTTTGGACGCCGTCTGCTTCCGCATGAAGAGAGTAAGATACGGAAAGATTTGGTCGATCATTGTCCGGATCAGTTAAGATTGCCATTTGCGCTCTGGACTCGTCAGGTGGTACGGTTGCACATCAAAATTTCCTTTGGAATCGAAATACCAGTCCGAACCATGGGGGAGTACTTGAAACGCTGGGGATTTACGCCGCAAAAACCAGTTAAGAAAGCTTATCAGCGCAATGAGGCGCACGTTCAAAAATGGCTGATTGAGGAGTATCCCCGAATCAAAAAGCTGGCAAAATCAGAAGATGCGGATATCTTTTGGGGGATGAAACAGGAATTCGCAATGACGAGGCCAAGGGCCGCAGTTATGCACCGAAAGGCAACACCCCGGTGCAAGCAGTCAATCCGGTACGCGAACAAGTTAATATGA
- a CDS encoding gamma-glutamylcyclotransferase family protein has translation MHFDQNIMPAGISLPAKHGATMNSLILYLAYGSNMEPVRMQKRCPGARALGAARLPNYRLTERLYADIDFAEGESVDGVLYLITDRHLRSLDAYEGYPKIYRRMWLEVEFNGEF, from the coding sequence TTGCATTTTGATCAAAACATCATGCCGGCGGGGATTTCCCTGCCGGCGAAACACGGAGCCACGATGAACAGCCTGATTTTGTACCTTGCCTACGGGAGCAACATGGAGCCGGTGCGCATGCAGAAACGATGTCCCGGCGCGCGAGCACTGGGCGCGGCGCGACTGCCGAACTACCGCCTGACGGAGCGCCTTTACGCCGACATTGACTTTGCGGAGGGCGAAAGCGTCGACGGCGTGCTTTACCTCATCACGGATCGCCATTTGCGAAGCCTGGACGCCTACGAGGGATACCCGAAAATCTACCGCCGGATGTGGCTGGAAGTCGAATTCAACGGCGAATTCTAG
- a CDS encoding amidoligase family protein, with protein MSNNTMATAKELSFGTELEYTGISRERAAKAIHSVVGGSVRYTGGAYDTWRVFAPDGREWKAVSDGSLGSCATSAEVVTPILKWEDLETLQAVVRELRKAGAKTPECTSQHVHVGVSEFSARQIANLARIFYK; from the coding sequence ATGAGCAACAACACGATGGCGACGGCGAAGGAACTTTCCTTCGGGACGGAATTGGAGTACACCGGAATTTCCCGCGAGCGCGCGGCAAAAGCGATCCACAGCGTGGTCGGCGGAAGCGTCCGGTACACCGGCGGCGCTTACGACACTTGGAGGGTTTTCGCACCCGACGGGCGCGAATGGAAAGCGGTTTCCGACGGTAGCCTCGGAAGCTGCGCGACCAGCGCCGAAGTGGTGACGCCGATCCTGAAATGGGAAGACCTCGAAACCCTCCAAGCAGTGGTGCGCGAGCTTCGCAAAGCGGGCGCAAAAACACCGGAATGCACCAGCCAGCACGTCCACGTCGGAGTCAGCGAATTTTCCGCCCGCCAGATCGCGAACCTCGCGCGGATTTTTTACAAGTAG
- a CDS encoding ATP-binding protein, producing the protein MIIKRDQYLQKLINRQWNGLIKVITGIRRCGKSYLLRNIFKEYLLSQGVKPEQIIHLELDLTSNIRYRNPLELAQYVHDRIDGKNEKFYLFIDEIQMSEPVKNPYLPDGKKITFYDTLNDFKAMQNLDVYVTGSNSKMLSTDILTEFRGRGDEIRIHPLSFAEFYSAIGGDKQEAFKQYAYYGGMPLVLMQKDDGEKSAYLTSLFSEVYLKDIIERKKIEYPDELSQILDLLCSSIGSLSNPSKIADTIRSRKGVKVSANTLKSYLEYLKDAFLFCECKRYDVKGKAYFEYPMKYYCEDIGLRNARTGFRQMEMTHIVENMICSELRQRDFNIDVGIVYKNGKSKNGSNIKISREIDFIASKGNRKFYIQSAFAMPDEEKRVTELKPFSLTGDSFPKIVVRQDIGNPWYDDSGFLNIGLIDFLLDTSYLN; encoded by the coding sequence ATGATAATCAAACGGGATCAATATCTGCAAAAACTTATTAATCGCCAATGGAATGGTCTTATCAAGGTCATTACCGGAATTCGTCGTTGTGGCAAGTCTTACCTTTTGCGTAATATTTTCAAAGAATATCTTTTGTCCCAAGGGGTAAAACCAGAACAGATTATTCATTTGGAACTAGATTTGACCAGCAATATTCGTTACCGCAATCCGCTTGAGCTGGCGCAGTATGTTCATGATCGCATTGACGGGAAAAACGAAAAGTTTTATCTCTTTATTGATGAAATTCAGATGTCCGAACCGGTAAAAAATCCATACCTTCCTGATGGCAAGAAAATAACATTCTATGATACCTTGAATGATTTTAAAGCAATGCAAAACCTTGATGTCTATGTCACTGGCAGCAATTCAAAGATGCTTTCCACTGACATTCTTACCGAATTTCGTGGTCGTGGTGATGAAATCAGGATTCATCCGCTTTCCTTTGCTGAATTTTATTCTGCAATCGGTGGCGATAAACAGGAAGCATTCAAACAATATGCTTATTATGGCGGAATGCCGCTGGTTCTCATGCAAAAGGATGATGGGGAAAAATCAGCATATCTGACTTCGCTTTTTTCAGAGGTTTATTTGAAGGATATTATTGAGCGTAAAAAGATTGAATACCCGGATGAACTGTCGCAAATTTTAGATTTGCTCTGTTCGTCTATCGGATCGCTTTCTAATCCCTCTAAAATCGCCGATACCATTCGTTCGAGAAAAGGGGTAAAAGTCTCTGCAAATACATTAAAGAGTTACTTGGAATATCTGAAAGATGCGTTTTTGTTCTGCGAGTGCAAGCGTTATGATGTAAAGGGAAAAGCATACTTTGAATACCCCATGAAATATTATTGTGAGGATATTGGGTTACGCAATGCCAGAACTGGTTTTCGCCAAATGGAAATGACTCACATCGTGGAAAATATGATCTGTTCGGAATTACGGCAGAGAGATTTTAATATTGATGTCGGCATCGTCTACAAAAATGGAAAAAGTAAAAACGGATCCAATATAAAAATTTCGCGTGAAATCGACTTTATAGCATCAAAAGGTAATAGAAAATTTTATATTCAGTCTGCCTTTGCGATGCCAGATGAAGAAAAAAGGGTAACCGAATTAAAACCATTTTCGTTAACTGGAGATTCATTTCCGAAAATAGTTGTTCGTCAGGATATCGGAAATCCATGGTATGATGACAGTGGTTTTTTGAATATTGGGCTGATTGATTTTCTACTCGATACATCCTATCTGAATTGA
- a CDS encoding IS1380 family transposase produces MTKCNVSIPVFQGPKSRKIEFNFAGGDISSDGGLLFVKEFDRKLGLTRRAGNLLDSFDIRQPGKVEHSYLSMLRQRVFGLVAGHEDLNDHHELRTDPLIQTVVGRDRQLATPSTLCRFENGIDRRACVDLSRLFVEFFIESFSTPPRELILDFDATDDLTYGMQENRFFHGYYDHYCFLPLYVFCGDQLLVAYLRPSKIDAAKHAWAILSLLVKRFRQKWPKVKIIFRGDSGFCRQKMLNWCDKNEVKYIVGLAKNPRLLELSKDLQVKAEALYNETHEKAKLFTQFEYAAGTWKYPRRVIAKAEFNSPGPNNRFIVTNLDDDGQYLYEKVYCARGEMENSCYGKKE; encoded by the coding sequence ATGACAAAATGTAATGTTTCGATTCCGGTCTTTCAAGGTCCGAAAAGCAGAAAAATTGAATTCAATTTCGCCGGTGGAGATATCAGCAGTGACGGCGGGTTGCTTTTTGTGAAAGAATTCGACCGCAAACTCGGTTTGACCCGGCGCGCCGGTAACCTGCTGGATTCTTTTGATATTCGACAGCCCGGAAAAGTTGAGCATTCCTATCTGAGCATGCTTCGTCAACGAGTTTTTGGTTTGGTTGCCGGCCATGAAGATCTCAATGACCATCATGAATTGCGAACTGATCCGCTGATTCAAACTGTTGTCGGTCGTGATCGTCAACTCGCCACTCCAAGCACTTTATGTCGATTCGAAAATGGAATCGATCGTCGTGCTTGCGTAGATTTGAGCCGATTGTTTGTCGAATTCTTTATCGAAAGTTTTTCCACGCCGCCTCGAGAATTGATTCTTGATTTCGATGCTACCGATGACCTCACTTACGGGATGCAGGAAAATCGCTTTTTTCATGGCTATTATGACCACTATTGCTTTTTGCCGTTGTATGTTTTCTGCGGGGATCAATTGCTTGTGGCTTATTTGCGTCCATCAAAAATTGATGCGGCCAAGCATGCCTGGGCGATTCTCTCGCTACTGGTAAAGCGCTTTCGGCAGAAATGGCCGAAGGTTAAGATTATTTTCCGGGGAGACAGTGGCTTTTGTCGGCAGAAAATGCTGAACTGGTGTGATAAAAATGAGGTCAAATATATTGTCGGATTGGCGAAAAATCCACGTTTGCTGGAATTATCAAAAGATCTTCAAGTGAAAGCGGAAGCACTTTACAACGAAACACATGAAAAAGCAAAACTGTTTACTCAGTTCGAATATGCGGCAGGAACTTGGAAATACCCGCGCCGGGTGATTGCCAAAGCGGAATTCAACTCCCCCGGACCGAATAATCGTTTTATCGTCACCAATCTTGATGATGATGGACAATATCTTTATGAAAAAGTCTATTGCGCCCGAGGTGAGATGGAAAACAGTTGCTATGGTAAAAAGGAATGA
- a CDS encoding DUF3846 domain-containing protein — protein MRAIFINAMEQKVEEIQLENELHAFYQQIGYEMIQCVDLGENHTLVCDEEARLKPQTWGFRLAGPTVIAGNALIVATTEDGDFADAQVPRCLFSRNVEFVDLKKNPLPPPDWKYVAF, from the coding sequence ATGAGAGCGATTTTTATCAACGCGATGGAACAGAAGGTGGAGGAAATCCAACTCGAAAACGAACTGCACGCTTTTTACCAACAGATCGGATACGAGATGATCCAGTGCGTGGATCTGGGTGAAAACCACACCTTGGTCTGCGACGAAGAAGCGCGCTTGAAGCCGCAGACCTGGGGATTCCGGCTCGCCGGACCGACGGTGATCGCGGGCAACGCCCTGATCGTAGCGACCACCGAGGACGGCGATTTTGCCGACGCGCAGGTTCCGCGATGCCTTTTTTCGCGCAACGTCGAATTCGTCGACCTCAAGAAAAATCCGCTTCCACCGCCCGACTGGAAGTATGTTGCATTTTGA
- a CDS encoding IS630 family transposase, whose protein sequence is MGDETGIRNDEAKGRSYAPKGNTPVQAVNPVREQVNMISAITNQGKTHFMFYSETMTAQLLIQFMERLIRQNERKVYLILDNLQVHHSKTLTGFLQENAAFIKLFFLPSYSPDLNPDEYLNRDLKSNLSNKPLGRAKGKITEHAKQHMEMIAEQPERIKKLFHSKTVLYAS, encoded by the coding sequence TTGGGGGATGAAACAGGAATTCGCAATGACGAGGCCAAGGGCCGCAGTTATGCACCGAAAGGCAACACCCCGGTGCAAGCAGTCAATCCGGTACGCGAACAAGTTAATATGATCAGCGCGATTACCAACCAGGGGAAAACTCATTTCATGTTTTACAGCGAAACGATGACGGCTCAACTCCTGATCCAATTCATGGAACGTCTGATTCGTCAAAATGAGCGGAAAGTGTATTTGATTCTGGATAACCTGCAGGTTCACCACAGCAAAACGTTGACTGGTTTTCTGCAGGAAAACGCGGCTTTCATCAAGTTATTTTTCTTGCCGAGCTACAGTCCCGACCTGAACCCGGATGAATATCTCAACCGCGACTTGAAATCAAATCTGAGCAACAAGCCCTTGGGGCGCGCCAAAGGAAAAATAACCGAACATGCCAAGCAACATATGGAAATGATAGCTGAACAGCCGGAACGAATCAAGAAATTATTCCATTCCAAGACTGTTTTATATGCAAGTTAG